Within the Dolichospermum compactum NIES-806 genome, the region AGGCAAAATTGCCATATTGGTGGATGACATGATTGATACTGGCGGTACGATTGCGGCGGGGGCTAAGTTACTGCGTCAAGAAGGGGCGAGTCAGGTATATGCCTGTGCTACTCATGCTGTATTTTCCCCACCGGCAATTGAGCGATTGTCTAGTGGGGTCTTTGAGGAGGTTATAGTCACTAATACTATTCCTATCCCAGAGGCTAATCAGTTTCCGCAATTGGTGACGCTTTCTGTCGCTAATCTACTGGGAGAAGCAATTTGGCGGATTCATGAGGATAGCTCACTTAGTAGTTTATTCCGTTAATCAACAAATAAATATCATCCCAAAGGAAGAAAAAAGGAGTCAGGAGTCAGGAGGAAGAAAGAAGAAAGAAGGAGTAAAAGTATGATAACTTTGTACCTCCTGCAACCTGCAATTTACTGTGAATAATGAAGGATGAAAGTTTTCGTTCTTCATTTTTTGTATGCAGCTAAAATTTCTAATTCAGAAACTACTCTTTCTAATTCTTCAACTAAGGGCGTAATTTGATGTTTCCAGAAAGCATCTGCGAGGGAACGATAATACCAAAGTGTGCCTTCTTTGCCACCTTGAAACCGTTCCCAAAGAGCATCACCAATCATCCGATAATCTTTGATAATTGACCGGACATTATGGAGTTTGTCAGCAGCGGAAACTAGCAATACTTCTGGGGAAGCGGTGGCAATATGGGCAATATAGGCTTCTTTCCGGCTTTTCCAAGGGGGTTTGGGTGTGGTGTCTGCGTCTGTACAACCATCAACTATGGCGGTGACATGATCCCCAAATCGCCGGCGAATTTCTTCTCTGGTGGCTGCTCCACCTTGGTCTTCTATGGCATCATGTAGTAGGGCAGCGATCGCTTCATCTTCATTAGCACCATATTCTAAGGCTATGCTGGCTACTCCTAGTAAATGGGTAATATAGGGAATATCCCCAGCTTTGCGTTTTTGCGTGGCGTGGAGTTCATGGGC harbors:
- a CDS encoding HD domain-containing protein; protein product: MLSERFTQALTYAHELHATQKRKAGDIPYITHLLGVASIALEYGANEDEAIAALLHDAIEDQGGAATREEIRRRFGDHVTAIVDGCTDADTTPKPPWKSRKEAYIAHIATASPEVLLVSAADKLHNVRSIIKDYRMIGDALWERFQGGKEGTLWYYRSLADAFWKHQITPLVEELERVVSELEILAAYKK